One Ovis aries strain OAR_USU_Benz2616 breed Rambouillet chromosome 4, ARS-UI_Ramb_v3.0, whole genome shotgun sequence DNA window includes the following coding sequences:
- the TAS2R4 gene encoding taste receptor type 2 member 4: protein MLRIVFFSSIVVSEIITFVGLIVNLFIVVVSYKTCIKSHRISSSDRLLFSLGITRFFILLLNVVVIISPNVERSVSLSSFFLSCWMFLDSSSLWFVTLLNVLYCVKIANYQHSVFLLLKRNLSTRMPRLLLVCMLLSVFTTLLYVMLRQLAPRLEFVTVRNGTVFDINEGLLSLVTPLVLSSFLQFIINVTSASLLINSLKRHVRKMQRSATVLWNPQTEAHVGAMKLMICFLILYIPYSVATLLHYLPSSIGMDLRTKSIYVIMSTIYPPGHSLLIILTHPKLKTKAKNILCFSK, encoded by the coding sequence ATGCTTCGGatagtctttttttcttctatcgTTGTCTCTGAAATTATAACTTTTGTAGGACTCATTGTGAATCTCTTCATTGTAGTGGTCAGTTACAAGACTTGCATCAAAAGCCACAGGATCTCTTCTTCTGACAGACTCCTGTTCAGTTTGGGCATCACCAGATTTTTTATACTGTTACTGAATGTTGTTGTCATCATCTCTCCAAATGTGGAAAGGTCAGTCTCCTTATCCTCTTTCTTCCTGTCATGTTGGATGTTTTTGGACTCTAGTAGTCTTTGGTTTGTAACCTTGCTCAACGTCTTGTATTGTGTGAAGATTGCTAACTACCAACACTCCGTATTTCTCCTGCTGAAACGAAATCTCTCCACCAGGATGCCCCGGCTGCTGCTGGTCTGTATGCTCCTTTCTGTCTTCACCACTCTCCTGTATGTTATGCTCAGACAGTTGGCACCCCGTCTTGAATTTGTGACTGTGAGAAATGGCACAGTATTTGACATCAATGAGGGACTCCTGTCTTTGGTGACTCCTTTGGTCTTGAGCTCATTTCTCCAATTCATCATTAATGTGACTTCTGCTTCTTTGTTGATCAATTCCTTGAAGAGACATGTACGGAAGATGCAGAGAAGCGCCACTGTTCTTTGGAATCCCCAGACTGAAGCTCATGTGGGTGCTATGAAGCTGATGATCTGTTTCCTCATACTCTACATTCCATATTCAGTTGCTACCTTGCTCCATTATCTCCCTTCTTCTATAGGGATGGATTTGAGAACCAAGTCTATTTATGTTATTATGTCCACCATTTACCCTCCAGGACATTCTCTTCTTATTATTCTCACACATCctaaactgaaaacaaaagcaaagaatatTCTTTGTTTCAGTAAATAG